The Acanthopagrus latus isolate v.2019 chromosome 6, fAcaLat1.1, whole genome shotgun sequence genome includes a region encoding these proteins:
- the LOC119020666 gene encoding SH3 and cysteine-rich domain-containing protein 3-like → MANYDSLDDKASVDIHDNPPLPDNVVKEEDNTVYFIYDEEVEVEEKDESPPEPVKPVNDKPHKFKDHYCKKPKFCDVCARMIVLNNKFALRCKNCKTSIHHQCQSYVEFQKCFGKIPPGFRRAYSSPLYSSQQNATVSQLLPFSQSNRTDPVFETLRIGVIMANKERKKGSEDKKNMMMMMMEDDESQPKQEDEGGEGANTEGDKKGDKAPADDKSKKPQPGKIGVFSQSHYYLALYRFKAIEKDDLDVHAGDRITVIDDSNEEWWRGKIRERTGFLPANYIIRVRSGEVVYKVTRSFVGNREMGQITLKKDQIVVKKAEEVNGYLKVSTGRKLGFFPTNLLQEI, encoded by the exons ATGGCCAATTATGACTC GCTGGATGACAAGGCCTCCGTGGATATTCATGACAACCCGCCTCTCCCTGATAATGTGGTGAAAGAGGAGGACAACACG GTGTATTTCATCTATGACGAGGAggtagaggtggaggagaaagacGAGTCACCTCCCGAACCGGTCAAGCCCGTCAACGACAAACCTCACAAGTTCAAGGACCACTACTGCAAGAAACCGAAGTTTTGTGACGTCTGCGCGCGCATGATAGTTT tGAACAATAAGTTTGCACTGAGATGCAAGAACTGCAAAACCAGCATCCACCACCAGTGTCAGTCCTACGTCGAGTTCCAGAAGTGTTTTGGCAAAATT CCTCCTGGATTCAGAAGAGCCTACAGCTCTCCTCTCTACAGCAGCCAGCAGAACGCCACAGTCTCACAGCTGCTGCCCTTTT CGCAGTCAAACCGCACCGACCCCGTGTTTGAGACGCTGCGTATCGGTGTGATCATGGCCAACAAGGAGCGTAAAAAAGGGTCAGAGGACAAAAagaat atgatgatgatgatgatggaggatgACGAGTCCCAGCCCAaacaggaggatgaaggaggtgaaggag CgaacacagagggagacaaaaaagGAGACAAGGCTCCTGCCGATGACAAG agtAAAAAGCCTCAGCCCGGGAAGATCGGCGTGTTCAGTCAGTCTCACTACTACCTGGCTCTGTACCGCTTCAAAGCCATAGAGAAAGATGATCTGGACGTTCA CGCTGGCGACCGCATCACAGTGATAGATGACTCCAACGAGGAGTGGTGGAGG GGGAAGATCAGAGAGAGAACGGGCTTCCTCCCTGCCAACTACATCATCCGGGTGCGATCGGGCGAGGTGGTCTACAAGGTGACGCGCTCCTTCGTCGGCAACAGGGAGATGGGCCAAATCACTCTGAAGAAAGACCAG ATTGTGGTGAAGAAGGCTGAGGAGGTCAACGGTTACCTGAAGGTCAGCACGGGACGGAAGCTCGGCTTCTTCCCCAccaacctgctgcaggagatctga